From the Candidatus Micrarchaeia archaeon genome, one window contains:
- a CDS encoding TIM barrel protein, producing MKFGFMPQFGEDLFSEIEFAKKHFDFFELTLQDDLFIYTQEYIVKIKEALGNFEILGHLHWEIDLSEQNIKFNQINKNIEIFKKLKINKLTVHPSVNKTLTLDKLRENNIKNLTKITDICKDNKILLCIENISEAPFNKAEEMEYLIKHIPNSNITFDVGHALKISEEEFNNFLKLENIKHIHLHNVIEDKDHIFFYKKENLLNRLDKLKNALNLDTITLEMFANIKNDKFHYKISKEERHKLLLKQVAWINLFKNSYQNLE from the coding sequence ATGAAATTTGGTTTTATGCCCCAATTTGGAGAAGATTTATTTTCTGAAATAGAATTTGCTAAAAAACATTTTGATTTTTTTGAACTAACTTTGCAAGATGATTTATTTATATATACACAAGAATATATTGTTAAAATAAAAGAAGCATTAGGAAATTTTGAAATATTAGGTCATTTGCATTGGGAAATTGATTTATCAGAACAAAATATAAAATTTAATCAAATAAATAAAAATATAGAAATATTTAAAAAATTAAAAATAAATAAATTGACAGTTCATCCTTCTGTTAATAAAACATTAACTTTAGATAAATTAAGAGAAAATAATATTAAAAACTTAACAAAAATAACTGATATTTGTAAAGATAATAAAATTCTTTTGTGTATTGAAAATATTTCTGAAGCGCCTTTTAATAAAGCTGAGGAAATGGAATATCTAATAAAACATATTCCTAATTCAAACATTACTTTTGATGTAGGTCATGCATTGAAAATATCAGAAGAAGAATTTAACAATTTTTTAAAATTAGAAAATATAAAACATATTCATTTACATAATGTTATTGAAGATAAAGACCACATATTTTTTTATAAAAAAGAGAATTTACTAAATAGGCTAGACAAATTAAAAAACGCGCTAAATTTGGATACAATTACATTAGAAATGTTTGCAAATATAAAAAATGATAAGTTTCATTATAAAATCAGTAAAGAAGAAAGACATAAATTATTATTAAAACAAGTAGCTTGGATTAATCTGTTTAAAAATAGTTATCAGAACCTGGAG